From the genome of Pseudonocardia sp. EC080619-01:
AGTACGCCGTCGACGTCTGCAACCAGGTCTCCGCGATCTGGCAGCCGACGCCGGAGCACCCGATGATCGTCAACCTGCCAGCGACGGTGGAGATGGCGACCCCGAACGTCTACGCCGACTCCATCGAGTGGATGCACCGGCACCTGGACCGCCGCGACGCGCTGGTCCTGTCCCTGCACCCGCACAACGACCGCGGTTCCGGGATCGCCGCCGCCGAGCTGGGCTACCAGGCCGGCGCCGACCGGATCGAGGGCTGCCTGTTCGGCAACGGCGAGCGCACCGGCAACGTCGACCTGGTCGCGCTGGGCATGAACCTGTTCACGCAGGGCGTCGACCCGCAGATCGACTTCTCGGACATCGACGAGGTCCGCCGCACCGTCGAGTACTGCAACCAGCTGCCGGTCCCGGAGCGCCACCCCTGGGGCGGCGACCTGGTCTACACCGCGTTCTCCGGCTCCCACCAGGACGCGATCAACAAGGGCTTCGACGCGATGCGCGCCGAGGCCGCCGAGGCCGGGCACCCGGTCGAGGAGCACCCGTGGGAGGTCCCGTACCTGCCGGTCGACCCGAAGGACATCGGCCGCACCTACGAGGCCGTCATCCGGGTCAACTCGCAGTCCGGCAAGGGCGGCATCGCCTACGTCATGAAGACCGAGCACCAGATGGAGCTGCCGCGCCGGCTCCAGATCGAGTTCTCGCACGTGATCCAGGCCTACACCGACACCGAGGGCGGTGAGGTCGAGCCGAAGACGATGCGCGACGCGTTCGACACCGAGTACCTGGGCCGCGAGACCCCGCTCAAGCTCGTGCGGCACCGGATCTCGAGCGACGGCGAGGGCCGCGACGAGATCGTCGCGACCGTCCGGGTGGAGTCCGACCTGCACGAGATCACCGGCTCCGGCAACGGCCCCATCGCCGCGTTCGTCGACGCGCTGGCCGGCATCGGGTTCGACGTCCGCGTCCTCGACTACCACGAGCACGCCATGGGCGGCGGGGACGACGCCCGCGCCGCCGCCTACGTCGAGTGCGCCGTCGACGAGAAGGTCTTCTGGGGCGTGGGCATCGACAGCTCGATCACCAGCGCGAGCCTCAAGGCCGTCGTGAGCGCGATCAACCGGGCACTGCGGTAAGCGCTCGTGAGTGGTTGTCGCGGTCCTGACCGCGACAACCACTCACGAGCCGCGTCAGCGGCCCATGGCGTCGGTGATCGAGAAGGTGTGCTCCGGGACCTCGGGACCGGTGTCCGGGGCCGCGACCGTCTCCTCCGGCTCCACCCGGTGCGGGGTGATCCGGCCGTCCCGGATCGCCTCGGCGTGGTGGCAGGCCACCCGGTGCCCGGTCCCGATCTCCCGGAGCTCCGGGCGCTCGGTGTCGCACCGGTCGGCCTGTCGCCACGGGCAGCGGGTGTGGAACCGGCAGCCCGCCGGCGGCGCGGCGGGTGACGGCAGGTCACCGGTGAGCAGGATCCGCTCCCGGCCGTCCTCGGCGGACGGGTCGGGCTGCGGCACCGCGGAGAGCAGCGCCCGGGTGTAGGGGTGCAGCGGCTCGTCGTACAGCGCGCCGGCCGGCGCCTCCTCCACGATCGAGCCCAGGTACATCACCCCCACCCGGTCCGACACGTGCCGGACGACGGCGAGGTCGTGCGCGATCACGAGGTAGGTCAGGCCGAGCTCGCGCTGCAGCGAGCGCAGCAGGTTGAGCACCTGGGCCTGCACGGAGACGTCCAGCGCGGAGACCGGCTCGTCGGCGACGATCAGGTCCGGCTCCACGCACAGCGCCCGGGCGATCCCGATCCGCTGCCGCTGCCCGCCCGAGAACTCGTGCGGGTACCGGCCCAGCGCCGATGCGGGCAGCCCGACGGCGGTCATCAGCCCGCGCAGGCGTTCCGGGTCGTCGCCGAGCCCGTGCGCGGCCATGCCCTCACGCAGCATCGACCCGACCGACTGCCGCGGGTCCAGGCTGGACAGCGGATCCTGGAACACCATCTGGAACCGCTGCCGCATCCGGCGCAACGGCTCGCCCGACAGCGTCGCGACGTCGGTGCCGTCGAACGTCACGGACCCGGCAGTCGGCTCGGTCAGCTTCAGGATCGCCCGCCCGAGGGTGGACTTCCCGCAGCCCGACTCCCCCACGAGCCCGTAGGTCTCGCCGCGCTCGATCCGCAGGGCCACGCCGTCGACCGCGCGGACGTGCCCGATCGTGCGCTGCACGAGCACGCCACGGGTGATCGGGAAGTGCACCTCGAGGCCGTCGACATCCAGCAACGCGGTCATGCGTCGGCTCCCACCGGGTTGTGGCACCGCAGCAGCCGGTCGGGATCCGACTCGGCCGCCGGTGTGCGGGACGTGCAGGTCTCCAGGGCGCGCGGGCACCGTGGGGCGAACGCGCACGCGTCGTCCCACGGGAGGTTGTCGGCCACCGACCCGCTGATGGCGGGCAGTTCGTCGGCCGGGTCCGAGTCCAGCCGCGGGATCGACCCGATCAGGCCCGACGTGTACGGGTGGCGCGGGCGGGCGAACAGGGCGTGCCGCTCGGCCCGCTCCACCACCCGTCCCCCGTAGAGGACGTTGACCCGGTCGCACAGCCCCGCGACGACGCCGAGGTCGTGCGTGATCATCACCAGTGCGGTCCCGGTCTCCGCGACGAGCTCGCGCAGCAGCTCCAGGATCTGCGCCTGGATGGTGACGTCGAGCGCGGTGGTCGGTTCGTCCGCGATCAGCAGCCGCGGCCGGCAGGCGAGCGCGATCGCGATCAGCGCGCGCTGCCGCATCCCGCCCGACATCTGGTGCGGGTACGAGGTCAGCCGCCGTGCCGGATCGGGGATCCCCACCCGGTCCAGCAGCGAGACCGCCTCGGCGCGGGCCTGCCCCTTCGACATGCCCCGGTGCCGGATCAGCGCCTCGGTGATCTGCACCCCGACCGGCACCACCGGGTTCAGCGAGGACAGCGGGTCCTGGAACACCATCCCGATGTCGCGGCCCCGGCGTTCCCGGAGCTCGGCGTCGGAGAGGGTGAGCAGGTCGACGGGCGGCTCGCCGTCGAGCGTCACCCGGCCGGACACCCGCGGGGTGCGGCCCGGCAGCAGGCCCATGATCGCCAGCGAGGTGACGGACTTGCCGCAGCCGGACTCACCGACCAGCCCCACGACCTCGCCGGGACGGACGTCGAACGACACCCCGTCGACGGCCGTGACGGTCGGCTCGCCCTTGCGCACGAACCGGACGGACAGGTCCTCCACGGACAGCAGCGGGTTCATCGGCGCCCCTTCGGGTCGAGGGCCTCGCGCAGCGACTCGCCGAGCAGCGTGAACCCGAGCGCGACGATGATGATCGCGATCGCCGGGTAGAACGCCAGTGCGGGCCGCACGTCCAGGTACGGCTGGGCCGACGCGAGCATCAGCCCCCACTCCGCGCGGGCCGGGTCGGCGTCGCCGAGGCCGAGGAAGGACAGCGCGGCGGCGTCCAGGATGGCGGTGGCCAGTGTGAGCGTGGCCTGGACGATCACCGGCCCGATCGCATTGGGCAGCATGTGCCGCAGCACGACGGCCCGGCGCCGGACGCCGAGCGCGGTCGCCGCGAGGACGTGGTCGGACTCGCGCTGGGCGAGCATCGAGCCGCGCAGCAGCCGGGCGAAGATCGGAACGTTCACCAGCGCCACCGCGATGATCACCGTGGTCTGGCTGGGCCGGGCGGCGAGCGCGGCGATCGAGATCGCGAGCAGCAGCGACGGGATCGACAGCAGCACGTCGGTGACCCGCATGAGCACGGTGTCCACCCACCCGCCGACGGCGCCCGCGACCGCCCCGACGACGACCCCGGCGGCCAGCCCGAACAGCGTCGCCAGCACGCCGACCAGCAACGTCTGCCGCGAGGCCAGGATCATCCGGGAGAACTCGTCGCGGCCGTTCTGGTCCGAGCCGAACGGGAACCCGTCCTGCGGGCCGGGGATCGAGCCGGGCCGCAGCT
Proteins encoded in this window:
- the leuA gene encoding 2-isopropylmalate synthase, producing MTTSPDAYESRASSNVRTPAGAPHAAQPAWNRQRGSQMPFHRYKPFHQLVEPVSLPDRTWPDKVIDRAPLWCAVDLRDGNQALIDPMSPLRKRRMFDLLVRMGYKQIEVGFPAASQTDFDFVREIIDEDAIPDDVQIQVLTQARPELIERTFAACEGAHSAVVHLYNSTSILQRRVVFRSDRAGIAKIATDGAEEVQRFSEKYPDTDWTFQYSPESYTGTELQYAVDVCNQVSAIWQPTPEHPMIVNLPATVEMATPNVYADSIEWMHRHLDRRDALVLSLHPHNDRGSGIAAAELGYQAGADRIEGCLFGNGERTGNVDLVALGMNLFTQGVDPQIDFSDIDEVRRTVEYCNQLPVPERHPWGGDLVYTAFSGSHQDAINKGFDAMRAEAAEAGHPVEEHPWEVPYLPVDPKDIGRTYEAVIRVNSQSGKGGIAYVMKTEHQMELPRRLQIEFSHVIQAYTDTEGGEVEPKTMRDAFDTEYLGRETPLKLVRHRISSDGEGRDEIVATVRVESDLHEITGSGNGPIAAFVDALAGIGFDVRVLDYHEHAMGGGDDARAAAYVECAVDEKVFWGVGIDSSITSASLKAVVSAINRALR
- a CDS encoding ABC transporter ATP-binding protein; the protein is MTALLDVDGLEVHFPITRGVLVQRTIGHVRAVDGVALRIERGETYGLVGESGCGKSTLGRAILKLTEPTAGSVTFDGTDVATLSGEPLRRMRQRFQMVFQDPLSSLDPRQSVGSMLREGMAAHGLGDDPERLRGLMTAVGLPASALGRYPHEFSGGQRQRIGIARALCVEPDLIVADEPVSALDVSVQAQVLNLLRSLQRELGLTYLVIAHDLAVVRHVSDRVGVMYLGSIVEEAPAGALYDEPLHPYTRALLSAVPQPDPSAEDGRERILLTGDLPSPAAPPAGCRFHTRCPWRQADRCDTERPELREIGTGHRVACHHAEAIRDGRITPHRVEPEETVAAPDTGPEVPEHTFSITDAMGR
- a CDS encoding ABC transporter ATP-binding protein, which produces MNPLLSVEDLSVRFVRKGEPTVTAVDGVSFDVRPGEVVGLVGESGCGKSVTSLAIMGLLPGRTPRVSGRVTLDGEPPVDLLTLSDAELRERRGRDIGMVFQDPLSSLNPVVPVGVQITEALIRHRGMSKGQARAEAVSLLDRVGIPDPARRLTSYPHQMSGGMRQRALIAIALACRPRLLIADEPTTALDVTIQAQILELLRELVAETGTALVMITHDLGVVAGLCDRVNVLYGGRVVERAERHALFARPRHPYTSGLIGSIPRLDSDPADELPAISGSVADNLPWDDACAFAPRCPRALETCTSRTPAAESDPDRLLRCHNPVGADA
- a CDS encoding ABC transporter permease, whose amino-acid sequence is MSAPTTTWAQRRREKIDDTAGRSLGADALRRLRRSPTAITGAVIVGLFVLVSLCAPLIAPHDPGQAFPELLDELRPGSIPGPQDGFPFGSDQNGRDEFSRMILASRQTLLVGVLATLFGLAAGVVVGAVAGAVGGWVDTVLMRVTDVLLSIPSLLLAISIAALAARPSQTTVIIAVALVNVPIFARLLRGSMLAQRESDHVLAATALGVRRRAVVLRHMLPNAIGPVIVQATLTLATAILDAAALSFLGLGDADPARAEWGLMLASAQPYLDVRPALAFYPAIAIIIVALGFTLLGESLREALDPKGRR